The Macadamia integrifolia cultivar HAES 741 unplaced genomic scaffold, SCU_Mint_v3 scaffold1942, whole genome shotgun sequence genome window below encodes:
- the LOC122065256 gene encoding DNA-3-methyladenine glycosylase 1-like, giving the protein MSKVNVRRPVLERNRNLNGKEKPITQSFLSKHLNRVYPLALQRTNSSQSLPLLSLSQNSNDSSIGEEAIPRVVDRKALVSPRGLGSPGRTETKLITSVEQDSQDSNGVTAIPRTIMVPLRGLGLPDRMEITLPKIEQDSPDSNGVTLKRCHWITNSSDQVYVHFHDECWGVPVYHDNQLFELLAMSGMLMDYSWSETLKRKELLRECFAQFNPNKVAKMSEKEIMEIGSNKTLMLAESRVRCIVDNAKCIVKIVEEYGSFSNYVWGFMDYKPMISKYRYPRNVPLRTPKAESISRDLIKRGFRFVGPVIVYSFMQAAGMTIDHLIDCFRYSECVSIVERPWRHG; this is encoded by the exons TCAATAGGGTCTACCCACTTGCACTTCAGAGGACCAACTCATCTCAATCACTTCCTTTGTTATCTTTGTCACAGAATTCTAATGATTCATCAATAGGTGAAGAAGCTATTCCTCGGGTGGTGGATCGAAAGGCTTTGGTGTCTCCTCGCGGACTTGGGTCTCCTGGAAGAACAGAAACCAAACTGATCACTAGTGTTGAACAGGATAGCCAGGATTCTAATGGTGTCACTGCTATTCCTCGGACGATTATGGTTCCACTTCGTGGGCTTGGACTTCCTGATAGAATGGAAATCACACTTCCTAAAATTGAACAGGATAGTCCAGATTCTAATGGTGTTACCTTGAAGAGATGCCATTGGATCACAAATAGTAGTG ATCAGGTATATGTCCACTTCCATGATGAGTGTTGGGGAGTGCCAGTTTACCATGACAA TCAACTGTTCGAACTTCTAGCGATGTCGGGAATGTTGATGGATTACAGTTGGTCTGAAACACTGAAAAGGAAGGAGCTCTTGAG AGAATGTTTTGCCCAATTCAATCCTAACAAAGTTGCCAAGATGAGTGAGAAAGAGATTATGGAGATTGGATCCAATAAGACACTAATGTTGGCAGAGAGCAGGGTGAGGTGCATAGTAGACAATGCCAAATGCATAGTAAAG ATTGTGGAAGAATATGGATCATTCAGTAACTATGTTTGGGGTTTTATGGACTATAAACCAATGATAAGCAAATACAGATACCCAAGGAATGTTCCTCTGAGGACCCCAAAAGCAGAGAGCATCAGCAGAGATCTGATAAAAAGAGGATTTCGGTTCGTGGGACCAGTGATAGTATACTCATTTATGCAAGCTGCAGGGATGACAATTGATCACCTCATTGACTGTTTTAGGTACAGTGAATGTGTGAGCATAGTAGAGAGACCATGGAGACATGGCTAG